The Streptomyces armeniacus genomic interval CCGCGGAGCTGTCCTCCAGGGCCGCGCTCACCCGCTCCCGGTCGGGCGGCCGGTCGGCGTACGCGAGGGCGTCACCGAGGGTGTCCCCGAGCAGCACCGGACGCTCGAAGGCGTAACCGACGGCGTGGCGCAGCTCGTCGGGGCGCACCTCGTCGACAGGCGCGCCGTCCAGCAGCACCTGCCCCGAGTCCGGCCGCAGCAGCCCGCCCGCGACCTCCGTCAGCGTGGACTTCCCCGAGCCGGACGCGCCGATGACCGCCACGCTCCGGCCGGCGGGCACCTCCAGGTCGACGCCGGTGAGAAGCGCGTTGCCGTCCCGTACGACATGCACGTCGCGCAGCGTCAGCTGCCCGTTGCCCGGCGGCAGCGGACGGGTGCCGGGCGACGGCGCCCGCTCCTCGTACAGCTCCGCGATGCGCTCCGCGGAGCCGCGCGCACGGGCGAACACGGCGAGGATCATGGTCTGTTTGAGCAGCCCGAGCGCGTACTCCAAGTACACCTGGGAGGCGAGGAGTTCGCCCGGAGTGATGCGGCCCTTCAGCAGCCCGTAGCCCCCGACGGCCAGCACGGCGATCTGGAGCAGCGGCGTCAGCAGCCCGGCGTGCCAGATCGCCCGTCGCTGGATCTCCCAGAACCCCATCCCCGAGGCACGCAGCCGCGGCAGCGGGGCGAGCACCCGTTCCACCTCCTGCTCGGCCGTGCCGACCGCGCGGATCGTGCGCGCGCCGCGCAGCGCGTCGACGAAGCGCTCCGACACCTCGCCGTGGATGCCCTGATACTCGGCGGTCGCGGAGCCGACGTCGCTCATCAGCCGCCGCGTCAGCCACCACATCAGCGGCGCGCCGACGGCGAACGCCAGCGCCAGCCGCGCGTCGATGAGGAACAGCGCCACCAGCCCGCCGACCGACGTCAGCGCCGACGTGACCAGTACCACGAGCGTCTGCCCCGCGGTCGCCGTGACGTGCGTCGACTCCAGCAGCCTGCTGAGCAGGTCGCCCTGCCCGTACATGCGGCGCCCGCCGGAGCCCAGCGCCAGCGCGTGGTGCAGGATGCTGCGCCGCAGACTCAGCGCGGAGAACGCGACGGACCGCTTCTCCAGCACCTCGCGCGCGATCTCGCACGCCGTGGCCGCCACGAGCAGCCCGCACACGTACCACAGTGCCCGCGTGCCCGACGCGTCGCCGATCGCCGCGTCCAGCGCCGCGGCGAGGGCGGCGGGCAGCATCAGTCGGGAGACCGGGTCCAGGACGGCGACGGCGAGCAGGCCCACGCCGCTGCCGCCCGTCGCACGCAGCCCGTCGAGCACCACTCGGTCACTGGAGCGCACCTGTCCCCCTGCTCGTCGCGGTCGGCCGCCCCCTGGTCGGTGCTGCCCCTGCCGTACGGCTCGGCCGCTCGTGCGGCAGGGGCGTGGTGCCGGTGCGCTGAGGGGGGTCACACGCACCGGCGCACCCGGCGGCCCCTCCGTACCTCCCCTCAGAAGAACGGCAGTCGGCCGCCGGCCCGCGGACCTCGGCTGAACGCCGCGCTGCCGGGGGCTCGCCGCAGAGCACGCAGGCCCGTGGCGGAACGTTGGGGTGTGCCCCGCCGCGGCCGTCTCTCCGGCTGGTGGGGAACGCTGCCAGCGGGCCGTGGTGCGGGCGTGGTGGCCGCGTTGCAGCGACGTTGTGCCGTGCGCGCGCCGGTGCGCGGGGCCCCTCGGGGGCGTACGCATGCCGTACGGGTTGCACGGATGATGAGACGATGGCCGGGTGAACCGTCAGGAACCGAGGAAGAGCCGCATGCCGAAGGCCGAGCACACCACCGACACCGACGAGTCCCCCCTGGCCGCTGCCGCTGCCTCCGCCGCCGAGCCGGGCGGGACGTCGGGCAGGGTCCAGTCGCTGGAGCGGGCGATCACCCTGCTGCAGGCGACGGCCGACAGCGCCCCGGACGGCGAAACGGCCGCGAACCTGGCCGTGCGCTGCGGGCTCAATCGCGCCACCGCCTGGCGGCTGCTGTCCACGCTGGAGCAGTACGGGATGGTGGAGCGCGGCCCCGTCTCCAACCGCTACACGATCGGCTTCGCCGTCGCCCGCATGGCCTCGACCGCCGGCTTCGACGGGCTGATCCGCCGAGCCCACGGCACGCTGCGCCGGGTCAGCGAGCAGACGGGCGAGACCGCCAACCTCGCGGTGGTGCGGCAGCTCGGGCTGACGTACGTCGACGAGGTGGCCCCGCCGGTCGTGCTGAGCGCCAGGTGGCTGGACCGGAAGGTGCCGCTGCACGCCACGTCCACCGGGAAGGCGCTGCTCGCCTGGCTGCCCGCGGAGGAGGCGGAGTCCCTGCTCGCCGGGCCGCTGGACGCGTACACGGACACCACCGTCACCGACCGGGCGCGGCTGCTCGACCAGCTGGAGCAGACGCGGAAGGACGGGTACAGCGTCTGCGTGGGCGAGATGGAGCGGAACCTCTACGGCGTCTCCGCGCCGGTGCTCGGCAGCAGCGGCCGGCCGTTTGCCGTGGTCAGCATCTGGGGGCCGCAGGACCGCGTGCCCGAGTCGCGGTTCGGCACGCTGGGGCCGCTCGCGCGGGCGGCGGCGGAGGAGATCGCGCGGGTCGCCGGGGGGCTGTGAGGAGCGGCGGGGTTGTTCAATTGGTGCGACGCTCGCTCGTATGGTGAAACCGTGTGGCCTTGAGATTCCCCCTGCGCGCGGCTAGGGTCGCGGAGGCTTCCGCCACCCCGCCCTCCGCGGAGGCACCCCCGAACAGATCCGCAAGGGTCCGCACAGACCCGCAGAGATCCGCAGAGATCCGCAGAGATCCGCAGAGAGGAACCCGAGCGCCATGAACCAGGACGTCATCATCACGTGCGCCCTCACCGGCGCCGGCGACACCGTGCGCAAGAGCCCGCACGTCCCCGTCACCCCCGAGCAGATCGCCGCCTCGGCGGTGGAGGCCGCCG includes:
- a CDS encoding ABC transporter ATP-binding protein, with the protein product MRSSDRVVLDGLRATGGSGVGLLAVAVLDPVSRLMLPAALAAALDAAIGDASGTRALWYVCGLLVAATACEIAREVLEKRSVAFSALSLRRSILHHALALGSGGRRMYGQGDLLSRLLESTHVTATAGQTLVVLVTSALTSVGGLVALFLIDARLALAFAVGAPLMWWLTRRLMSDVGSATAEYQGIHGEVSERFVDALRGARTIRAVGTAEQEVERVLAPLPRLRASGMGFWEIQRRAIWHAGLLTPLLQIAVLAVGGYGLLKGRITPGELLASQVYLEYALGLLKQTMILAVFARARGSAERIAELYEERAPSPGTRPLPPGNGQLTLRDVHVVRDGNALLTGVDLEVPAGRSVAVIGASGSGKSTLTEVAGGLLRPDSGQVLLDGAPVDEVRPDELRHAVGYAFERPVLLGDTLGDALAYADRPPDRERVSAALEDSSAAAFVHRLPYGLRTPLHQVRLSGGELQRLGLARVACRDSRLVVLDDATSSVDSATEAEITAALDRALRGSTRLIVAHRMSTAAGADLVAWLEGGKLRALAPHGELLAEPDYRAVFQPPGRDGEDGNGADGEIGENGERGENGENGAAPALAGRSLSYEQAALLREIGAEHPTLQLRVVR
- a CDS encoding IclR family transcriptional regulator, whose protein sequence is MPKAEHTTDTDESPLAAAAASAAEPGGTSGRVQSLERAITLLQATADSAPDGETAANLAVRCGLNRATAWRLLSTLEQYGMVERGPVSNRYTIGFAVARMASTAGFDGLIRRAHGTLRRVSEQTGETANLAVVRQLGLTYVDEVAPPVVLSARWLDRKVPLHATSTGKALLAWLPAEEAESLLAGPLDAYTDTTVTDRARLLDQLEQTRKDGYSVCVGEMERNLYGVSAPVLGSSGRPFAVVSIWGPQDRVPESRFGTLGPLARAAAEEIARVAGGL